Proteins from a single region of Bartonella sp. M0283:
- a CDS encoding 3'(2'),5'-bisphosphate nucleotidase CysQ: MQANSTTNSADLELIVNAAHQAGKTALSYFGHDPKVWIKPGNSPVSEGDFAADKVLKELLLKARPDYGWISEETRDERPHSDYKRYFVVDPIDGTRGFLSGSKHWCVSVAIIENGISQVGVLNCPATRSVYKAERGKGASLNGNKLPLLERHEGKLVVSATGKLEAKLPETFKSQVSFAHYLPSLAYRIALAAEGKIDIVLVKPDSHDWDIAAADLILQECGGAIKNMDDKEPVYGQAPFEHDFLIAGMNSELNNVIDIVRKIRLG; encoded by the coding sequence TTGCAGGCAAATAGCACAACCAATTCGGCAGATCTGGAGCTTATCGTCAATGCTGCTCATCAAGCAGGAAAGACGGCTTTAAGCTATTTCGGGCACGACCCGAAAGTCTGGATCAAACCGGGAAATTCACCGGTGAGTGAAGGCGATTTTGCTGCCGATAAAGTTCTGAAAGAACTTTTATTGAAAGCCCGCCCCGATTATGGCTGGATATCGGAAGAAACCCGAGATGAACGCCCACACAGCGACTATAAACGATATTTTGTGGTTGATCCGATTGACGGAACACGTGGTTTTCTTTCCGGTTCGAAACATTGGTGTGTATCTGTCGCCATCATAGAAAACGGAATTTCGCAAGTTGGCGTTCTCAATTGTCCTGCAACCCGTTCGGTCTATAAGGCTGAAAGAGGTAAAGGAGCTAGCCTTAATGGCAATAAGCTTCCGCTTCTTGAAAGGCATGAGGGGAAACTCGTTGTTTCTGCAACCGGAAAACTTGAAGCCAAGCTTCCGGAAACCTTCAAATCACAGGTCAGTTTTGCCCATTACCTGCCTTCACTTGCCTATCGTATTGCACTTGCCGCAGAAGGAAAGATTGATATCGTTCTGGTCAAACCTGATAGCCATGATTGGGATATTGCCGCTGCCGATCTTATTTTGCAGGAATGTGGCGGTGCGATAAAGAATATGGACGACAAAGAGCCGGTTTATGGACAAGCACCTTTCGAACACGATTTTTTGATTGCAGGCATGAACAGCGAGCTTAATAACGTGATAGATATTGTCCGTAAAATTCGATTGGGATAA
- a CDS encoding DUF4170 domain-containing protein, whose translation MSATDEPKQLLHLVFGGELKNLDSNEFRDLDNLDIVGIFPDYKSAEAAWRAKAQSSVDNALQRYYIVHLHRLLDPEHSASK comes from the coding sequence ATGAGCGCGACAGATGAACCAAAACAATTGTTGCATCTTGTCTTTGGTGGAGAATTGAAGAATCTCGATAGCAACGAATTTCGTGATCTTGATAATCTTGATATCGTTGGAATCTTCCCCGATTACAAATCTGCCGAAGCTGCCTGGCGAGCGAAAGCCCAGTCAAGTGTCGATAATGCTTTGCAACGTTATTATATTGTTCATCTTCATCGCCTGCTTGACCCCGAACATTCCGCTAGCAAATAG